A genomic region of Chiroxiphia lanceolata isolate bChiLan1 chromosome 31, bChiLan1.pri, whole genome shotgun sequence contains the following coding sequences:
- the LOC116800112 gene encoding ankyrin repeat domain-containing protein 26-like has product MEPRRGMPLEAQKQALQGELSSLRGKCENLEKSKWQLQEEVAELDHRLETLVLDGSQREECKREVEEPTDQERSQKLQDVSLVLQAQAANQAPLGQIRDSHCDSVRIQLEDRIRGLESELDRVKRTQQESASRKEATQAEMTMYKDLYLEEVKTRRCLAKKGKGLMELPRHSP; this is encoded by the exons atGGAGCCTAGAAGAGGCATGCCGCTCGAGGCTCAGAAGCAGGCTTTGCAAGGAGAGCTGTCCAGTCTGCGTGGGAAGTGTGaaaacctggagaagagcaaaTGGCAGCTGCAAGAAGAGGTGGCAGAACTCGATCATCGTTTGGAGACTTTGGTGCTGGATGGCAGCCAAAGAGAAGAATGTAAAAGAGAGGTAGAAGAACCAACTGACCAGGAAAGAAGTCAAAAGCTACAAGACGTCAGCCTCGTTTTGCAA gcacaggcagccAACCAGGCCCCATTAGGACAAATCAGAGACAGTCATTGTGATTCCGTGAGAATCCAGTTGGAAGACAGAATTAGAGGCCTCGAAAGTGAATTGGACAGGGTAAAAAGAACCCAACAAGAGAGTGCTTCTCGTAAAGAAGCAACGCAGGCAGAAATGACGATGTACAAAGACCTGTATCTGGAGGAAGTGAAAACCAGAAGATGCCTAGCCAAGAAAGGAAAG GGTCTGATGGAGTTGCCAAGACATTCTCcttga